AAGTTTAAAACTTTTCCAATGATTTTAATTTGTTCTTGTTCATAAGATATTTCTGGATATTTTTCATTTAAAGGTTTTAAAATGAAATGTTCTTCTTCAAAGTCATAAAGAACCTTCCTGCATACTATTCCAATTCTTATTACTTCTAAAATGGCTATTTCTCCATCTTTAATCGTAGGCTGTGTCCTACAAAATAAAGTGCTCCCTTTATCGATTATATCTTCCATACTGTCATCAATGATATGAAAAATAAAGTCTGCCTCTATAGGGATGCGTATGAGATTATTTTTGGGTCCAGAGTTCGTTTGATCGTTTTTAAAATATAAATTAATAATTTTATTTTGGTTTTCAAGTAATTCTTTTGCATATCGAAATATTTTTTCTTGATTATTTTTATTAAGTTTAGGATAGAGTGTCAATAGATCACTATGCTCTTTCTTTTGAGGAAAAAAATATTCAATCTTTGTTTTTAAAAATCGTGAAATTCTAAAGAGGTTTGAGACAGAAGGTTCCTTCTTTCCGTTTTCAATGGCTGCTAAATCTTCTTTTTTCACCGAAACTTCTTTAGCAAGTTCAACTTGTGAAATCCCCTGTATTTTTCTAAAAAAAACGATTCTTCTTCCTATGAATTGCGATATAAAATTCAAAATAAAAATCCTCTCGTGTTATAAATGTAAAGACGTTTAGCTAGATCATTAATGGATACTCCTCTTTTACTGCAACGATTTTTAACTATATCAAACGATTAGATGTTTTATCTTTATAACTGAACGTTACAATTTGTAAGCTAGAAACATATTTAAATGTAGCTAAGATCATTGAGGAATATAGAATTGGTATATATATAACGCTTACTATGCTATTTCCATATATTAAACGATTCGCATAAAATGTCAATGCTTATTACAAGTAAAAGAAATGTTATTCATTCCATATCCATTCCGAAGTAAAAAAAAGTTGCTAATTTAATGTTGGGTCCTCAAACCTTTATTAAGTTAGAAACTTTAGTAAACTTTATAATTCAAATTTATTTAGTTTTTATTATTTATTCCTTTAATCAATCTGTGTTACGAGTAGTGAAATGACTCCAGGTCAGACTCTCTTCAATCCAAGTTTCTAGTACTGCCAAGTGGGGGAAGTGGGGTATGTTTTAAGTTAAATTTTTTAATAGTTTTTGTGTTTGTCTATATTCAAATGCTTCAGGGAATTCAGTTAACTCAACAATTAATTCTTTATGATTATCTAGAATTTTTTTAATGTTTGAAAAAGACACACGAAAATATTCTTTTCTCGAATTAACTTGATTTACTTTATATTTTGATAAAGCATTATGAATTTCGGTTTCCAACGCAAAAGCTTGTTCACTAAACATTAATGCGTGGACGTCAAATTGAAAGGGAACCGATGCACTACTTAATTCACGGATTCTTTCTAGCGGTTCAAGACGACGTGTTACGCCAATTTTATAAATGTCTTCACCGAATGATCCAATGTTAGAAATAACATATATATAACCAGCACTAGCATGGCCTTCGCGGTAATCGATATCCTCTTCTATTTCATCTAACTCTTCTAGCTTATTTTTATACTCTTGAAGTTGCAACTTTAATTTTTTAATCTCAGAATTATCAGCTGACTCAAGGAGTTCTTTAACTTTAGCCACCATATTGCTATAGTGAGTTCTATCTTTATCTAATTGCTTACGTTTTGCTTTAATTTCAGCCTGGAGTTTCTTATCTTCGCGTTCTTTTTCCCGCTGTTCACGTAATAACTCTTTTTCCTCTTGCTTTTGTAGTTCATATTCAGCTGCAAGATATAATTCCTGTTTTTTTAGGTAGAGATAGCCAGGTGTAATTACAATGCTGTTTCTTTTATACAGTCTGTTCAATTGATCAAAAGAGCGCTCTAATGCTACTACTTTACTTACAACGTTTGAGACAGTGATCTTTACAAGTAATGCATCAGCCTCACCATTAAATCCTCTTATCATAGCTTGTATAAGTTGGTTCTGCATAGTTTTTCCTTGTGCAGCACTGTCATTAAGAGTCATTGAAGTAACAATATGTCCAGCTGTCTTATTTTTCACCATTTCTTTTTCCTTAGCACGTATGTTATCTAACTTTTCTTTATATTTAGTAGCATCAGAAAACTTATATCTTCTTTCATAAAAA
The Jeotgalibaca sp. MA1X17-3 genome window above contains:
- a CDS encoding LexA family transcriptional regulator — protein: MNFISQFIGRRIVFFRKIQGISQVELAKEVSVKKEDLAAIENGKKEPSVSNLFRISRFLKTKIEYFFPQKKEHSDLLTLYPKLNKNNQEKIFRYAKELLENQNKIINLYFKNDQTNSGPKNNLIRIPIEADFIFHIIDDSMEDIIDKGSTLFCRTQPTIKDGEIAILEVIRIGIVCRKVLYDFEEEHFILKPLNEKYPEISYEQEQIKIIGKVLNF
- a CDS encoding DUF4041 domain-containing protein is translated as MDGIKENNEIVSGVLNIGKPKDEQLEAKLIVLQNKVAEKQKILRELENAIINTQEDINIQDYGFYERRYKFSDATKYKEKLDNIRAKEKEMVKNKTAGHIVTSMTLNDSAAQGKTMQNQLIQAMIRGFNGEADALLVKITVSNVVSKVVALERSFDQLNRLYKRNSIVITPGYLYLKKQELYLAAEYELQKQEEKELLREQREKEREDKKLQAEIKAKRKQLDKDRTHYSNMVAKVKELLESADNSEIKKLKLQLQEYKNKLEELDEIEEDIDYREGHASAGYIYVISNIGSFGEDIYKIGVTRRLEPLERIRELSSASVPFQFDVHALMFSEQAFALETEIHNALSKYKVNQVNSRKEYFRVSFSNIKKILDNHKELIVELTEFPEAFEYRQTQKLLKNLT